The following coding sequences lie in one Lentilactobacillus sp. SPB1-3 genomic window:
- a CDS encoding NAD-dependent succinate-semialdehyde dehydrogenase produces the protein MAYKTVNPYTNEIVKEYEDTTDAELESAIDTSYRLFKQFKDQPISERAKILHQIAANILKHSDELAKAATVDMGKLYRESKGEVELCAMIADWFADHAEDLLKPDKIDTIANGEAEVQKHATGVIMMVEPWNFPYYQIMRVFAPNFMVGNTMILKHASNTPTSAKMFADIVESAGAPKGSLTNLFLNYGQVTRAIADPRIQGVALTGSERGGRSVAEAAGKNLKKNTMELGGMDAFIVLADANVDDVNNIAWRARLYNAGQVCTSSKRFIVMDNLYDEFVAKLKDNFSKVKPGDPMDDDTTLAPMNSEKAKNKLQEQVDRAVAAGATVEYGNEPIDLPGQFFKPTILTNITKDNPAYSEEMFGPVAHVYKVHSEEEAIELANDSMFGLGGIVFGGDSDHAAEVASKVETGMVFVNNFMASLPELPFGGVKNSGYGREMSQIGQMAFVNEQLIVKADHPDLSNLAGGLVAVDKDNK, from the coding sequence ATGGCATATAAAACAGTTAATCCATACACAAATGAAATCGTTAAGGAATATGAAGATACGACCGACGCTGAGTTAGAAAGCGCGATTGATACAAGTTATCGTTTATTCAAACAGTTTAAGGATCAACCAATTTCTGAACGGGCCAAGATTCTTCATCAAATTGCTGCAAATATTCTCAAGCATTCTGATGAACTTGCTAAAGCAGCTACGGTTGATATGGGTAAGCTTTATAGAGAATCCAAAGGAGAAGTCGAACTGTGTGCAATGATTGCCGATTGGTTCGCTGATCACGCTGAGGATTTGCTGAAACCTGATAAAATCGATACTATCGCTAACGGTGAAGCTGAAGTTCAAAAGCACGCTACTGGAGTTATCATGATGGTAGAACCTTGGAACTTCCCTTATTATCAAATCATGCGGGTCTTTGCACCTAACTTTATGGTTGGAAACACTATGATTTTAAAACATGCTTCCAATACCCCAACTTCTGCAAAAATGTTTGCTGATATCGTTGAATCAGCAGGGGCACCTAAGGGATCATTGACCAATCTGTTTTTAAACTATGGTCAAGTTACTAGAGCAATTGCAGATCCTAGAATTCAAGGTGTGGCCCTCACTGGATCAGAGCGTGGTGGTCGTTCAGTTGCTGAAGCAGCTGGTAAGAATTTGAAGAAGAATACCATGGAACTTGGTGGTATGGATGCATTCATCGTCTTAGCTGATGCGAATGTTGATGATGTTAATAACATCGCTTGGCGGGCAAGATTGTATAACGCTGGTCAAGTATGTACTTCATCCAAGCGATTCATTGTTATGGACAACTTATATGATGAATTCGTTGCCAAATTAAAAGATAACTTCTCCAAAGTAAAACCAGGCGATCCGATGGATGATGACACAACTTTAGCTCCAATGAACTCAGAAAAAGCTAAGAATAAGCTTCAAGAGCAAGTTGATCGGGCAGTTGCTGCCGGAGCTACTGTTGAGTATGGTAATGAACCAATTGATTTACCTGGTCAATTCTTTAAACCAACGATTTTAACTAATATTACTAAGGACAATCCTGCATATAGCGAGGAAATGTTTGGACCAGTCGCTCATGTTTATAAGGTTCACAGTGAAGAAGAAGCGATTGAACTGGCAAATGATTCTATGTTTGGTCTAGGTGGAATTGTCTTCGGCGGTGATAGTGATCATGCTGCTGAGGTAGCTTCTAAGGTTGAGACTGGGATGGTGTTCGTAAATAACTTTATGGCATCCTTGCCCGAATTACCTTTTGGTGGAGTCAAAAATTCTGGCTATGGTCGAGAAATGAGTCAAATTGGTCAAATGGCATTTGTAAATGAACAGTTGATCGTTAAGGCTGATCATCCAGATTTAAGTAATCTAGCTGGTGGTTTGGTAGCTGTAGATAAAGATAATAAATAA
- a CDS encoding metal ABC transporter solute-binding protein — MLKKNRGITLIVALFSLMLLIAGCSSTSGNNPKTGKINVVTTTDFYGEVAKAVAGNKGNVTEIINKPDVDPHDYTPTTNDGKAVATANVVIANGIGYDNWMDNLVKNNSNAKYIQVGENLLNKKNGDNPHVWYKPETMPKLANELAKRFGKLQPKNKDYFTKNAKKYIESLKPIDKKIANLNKLAEKSKTKQVYVSEPVFDYALESAGFKVGNKTFEDDTENGVDQSPSTIDAMQKGIKNHRIAFFVLNKQADSKTVNNMVALAKKSDVPVLSITETLPAGKDYQTWMISQYNQLEKILKKENK, encoded by the coding sequence GTGCTGAAAAAGAACCGAGGAATTACACTAATCGTAGCGTTGTTTTCATTAATGTTACTAATTGCCGGATGTTCATCTACAAGTGGGAATAATCCGAAGACAGGTAAAATTAACGTTGTTACCACCACCGATTTTTATGGTGAAGTTGCTAAGGCTGTTGCTGGTAATAAGGGAAATGTCACCGAAATCATCAATAAACCTGATGTTGATCCCCATGATTACACTCCAACCACGAATGATGGGAAAGCTGTGGCCACGGCAAATGTCGTGATTGCCAATGGAATTGGCTATGATAACTGGATGGATAATTTAGTAAAAAATAATTCCAATGCGAAATACATCCAAGTTGGCGAAAACTTACTTAATAAGAAAAACGGTGATAATCCACATGTCTGGTACAAGCCTGAAACAATGCCCAAGCTAGCTAACGAGTTGGCCAAACGCTTTGGAAAACTTCAACCTAAGAACAAGGATTATTTCACTAAGAATGCTAAAAAATATATTGAATCGTTAAAACCGATCGATAAAAAAATTGCTAACCTAAACAAATTAGCAGAGAAATCCAAAACTAAACAAGTATATGTCAGTGAACCGGTATTTGATTATGCTTTAGAATCTGCTGGATTTAAGGTGGGAAATAAGACGTTTGAAGACGACACTGAAAATGGTGTGGATCAGTCGCCTAGCACGATTGATGCAATGCAAAAGGGAATCAAGAACCACCGTATCGCCTTTTTCGTATTAAACAAACAAGCTGATTCTAAGACAGTCAATAATATGGTGGCTTTGGCTAAGAAGAGTGATGTTCCAGTATTGTCGATCACTGAAACCCTTCCTGCTGGCAAAGACTATCAGACATGGATGATCAGTCAGTATAATCAATTAGAAAAAATTCTGAAAAAAGAAAATAAATAG
- a CDS encoding ammonium transporter — protein MSLANTSFVIIASILVLFMTPGLAFFYGGLVSKRNVVNTMLSVFIMTGVAILLWIILGYSLAFSGNHWGIIGNLHNFFMHKFNSTSLTATKIPESIFSLFQMMFAIITPALFVGAVVGRIRFNFLLAFIVFWSILVYYPMAHMIWSPAGILARLGTLDFAGGTVVHINAGITAFVLSAFLGKRIHYGDIPHTHYNLPWVLLGTSILWIGWYGFNAGSALAVNSVAVSAVITTTVATGASMITWMCLDMIISGKPTLVGVCTGTLCGLVGITPAAGYVTIVGAFFIGILATCASYFFVSQLKDRIGIDDALDAFGCHGISGIVGSISTGLFATKTINPVVTTNGLFYGGGWRLLGIQLAATIATIVFVTIACSIIIKGLSTLMPMRVNRQEEELGLDQGEHGEEVDYTIEMAQSIDSYQSDLNLYSKEFRGQLEKLNNSSLHH, from the coding sequence ATGAGCTTAGCAAACACATCATTTGTAATCATTGCTAGCATTCTAGTTCTATTCATGACTCCGGGTTTAGCATTTTTCTATGGGGGACTGGTGTCGAAAAGAAACGTTGTTAACACAATGTTGTCGGTCTTTATCATGACTGGTGTTGCCATTTTGCTCTGGATAATTCTTGGCTATTCCTTAGCATTTAGCGGTAATCATTGGGGAATCATTGGCAACCTACATAATTTTTTCATGCACAAATTCAATTCAACATCCCTCACAGCAACCAAAATTCCTGAAAGTATATTTTCACTCTTTCAAATGATGTTTGCCATTATCACTCCGGCCTTATTCGTTGGCGCGGTTGTTGGTCGGATTAGATTCAACTTTCTACTCGCATTCATAGTCTTTTGGTCCATCTTGGTATATTATCCAATGGCTCATATGATTTGGAGCCCTGCTGGCATACTTGCTAGGCTGGGAACTCTAGATTTTGCTGGTGGAACAGTCGTACACATCAATGCAGGCATTACCGCCTTTGTATTGTCAGCATTTTTAGGGAAAAGAATTCACTATGGTGATATTCCTCACACCCATTACAACTTACCATGGGTTCTGCTAGGAACATCGATTCTTTGGATCGGCTGGTATGGTTTTAACGCTGGCTCGGCACTTGCAGTTAACTCAGTTGCAGTTTCTGCAGTGATTACCACCACAGTCGCCACTGGAGCATCAATGATCACTTGGATGTGTTTAGATATGATTATTTCCGGTAAACCTACGCTAGTTGGTGTCTGTACAGGAACACTTTGTGGTTTGGTTGGCATAACGCCCGCTGCTGGATATGTGACTATCGTCGGCGCCTTCTTCATCGGTATTCTGGCTACCTGTGCAAGTTATTTCTTCGTTTCCCAATTAAAAGATCGCATTGGGATTGATGATGCATTAGATGCCTTTGGCTGTCACGGCATTAGCGGCATCGTCGGCAGTATTTCAACTGGTCTATTTGCTACTAAAACTATTAACCCAGTTGTGACTACTAATGGATTATTCTATGGCGGTGGCTGGCGATTGCTTGGAATTCAGCTGGCTGCCACAATTGCCACAATCGTATTCGTAACTATCGCTTGTTCCATCATTATCAAGGGTCTTTCAACGCTAATGCCAATGCGGGTCAACCGACAGGAAGAAGAGCTCGGACTTGATCAAGGTGAGCATGGCGAAGAAGTTGACTACACGATTGAAATGGCTCAAAGTATTGATAGCTACCAAAGCGACCTCAATTTATATAGCAAAGAATTTCGAGGGCAATTAGAGAAGTTAAATAATTCATCATTACATCATTAA